The genomic interval CCTCGCTCACCGCCACCATCGCGATCGTCGGCGGTTCCGTCCTGGTGGGGCTGGCCGCCGCTCCGGTCGCCGACTTCCTGCTGGAGCACGTCGACCGCAGCTACGCCCGGGGCGCGCACCGGCTGGAGATCTGGGCACAGTGGCGCGGGCTGCCGGTCCGGTTGCTCAGCACCGGCGACGCGCTGCGGTTCGGCCAGGTCTACCGGGCCCTGGAGCGGGCCGTCGAACAGGCCGCGACCGCCACTCCGAGCCGCAACCGCTGACCGGCGGAAGCGCTCCGACGCCCGCCCGCGTCGCCATCACCGCAGGTGTCGTACCGCTCTCCTAACGT from Plantactinospora sp. BC1 carries:
- a CDS encoding DUF6232 family protein; its protein translation is MTTYYDDRTIRITSEAIRVDGRAYPLAEVARVWHVRGARSWGTLAGRGALLAGLVGPLVAAAIGIVIAVRLHTSLTATIAIVGGSVLVGLAAAPVADFLLEHVDRSYARGAHRLEIWAQWRGLPVRLLSTGDALRFGQVYRALERAVEQAATATPSRNR